One bacterium genomic window carries:
- a CDS encoding DUF6794 domain-containing protein, protein MAIPKNLDECFNELNRMLGTLVIDEIRNEKESTVRMFHYGLGTAIKNNWELWRAHSPLAQYFNRLGIYHADDMSDIILTSFWRYLNNKPLNVEELVKRYQKFWLKFDEKTASS, encoded by the coding sequence ATGGCTATTCCAAAAAACTTGGACGAATGCTTTAACGAATTAAACAGGATGCTGGGGACCCTGGTAATTGACGAGATCAGGAATGAAAAAGAAAGCACCGTACGCATGTTTCATTATGGCCTCGGCACCGCGATCAAGAACAATTGGGAATTATGGCGCGCTCATTCACCTCTTGCTCAGTATTTTAACCGGCTTGGCATATACCATGCCGATGATATGTCAGACATCATCCTTACTTCCTTTTGGAGGTATCTGAATAATAAACCTCTCAATGTGGAAGAGCTTGTCAAGCGGTATCAGAAGTTTTGGCTGAAGTTTGATGAAAAGACAGCATCGAGTTGA
- a CDS encoding SH3 domain-containing protein: protein MSRFADKLFWVVMFIIVLVIAFLSYVTFFYQTAPFQSESGEKKPALASKLEKPKRVRNLYINADEATIRSLPQESGQILQQGKKGDRIAVTGEEKGWYSLKMPGEKTGWIEKKYVDNHPPKPAQEARQEEKTPPAPSQSPAAKPAMTPPPLNQPMPEYPAGTSESVESLIDGLLERINSRTQMQFGQTLFTDYTMLDSGMRLETKASSIWKLLPQNYKAQVLQVLTNQYTLIACNIAKIVTCTPNATPSISIVDSSGHEIAYQNSSGSQILE from the coding sequence ATGTCTAGGTTTGCCGATAAGCTTTTCTGGGTTGTGATGTTTATCATTGTCCTGGTAATTGCTTTTCTCAGCTATGTTACCTTCTTTTACCAAACTGCACCCTTTCAATCGGAATCCGGTGAAAAAAAACCAGCCCTTGCTTCGAAACTAGAAAAGCCGAAAAGGGTCAGGAATCTCTACATCAATGCTGATGAGGCTACAATCAGGTCTCTTCCCCAGGAAAGCGGTCAGATCCTCCAGCAGGGTAAAAAAGGTGACCGGATAGCTGTGACCGGAGAAGAAAAGGGCTGGTATAGCCTCAAGATGCCGGGAGAAAAGACAGGCTGGATAGAAAAGAAGTATGTTGATAATCATCCGCCAAAACCGGCTCAAGAGGCCAGGCAGGAGGAAAAGACTCCCCCCGCCCCTTCTCAGTCTCCGGCAGCGAAACCGGCAATGACACCCCCTCCCCTGAATCAGCCGATGCCGGAATATCCTGCCGGTACATCGGAGTCCGTGGAAAGCCTCATTGATGGCCTGCTTGAGCGGATTAATTCAAGGACCCAGATGCAGTTCGGGCAAACCCTGTTCACGGATTATACCATGCTCGATTCCGGCATGCGCCTGGAGACGAAGGCCTCGAGCATCTGGAAGCTCCTCCCGCAAAATTACAAGGCCCAGGTCCTTCAGGTCCTCACCAACCAATATACCCTTATTGCCTGCAATATAGCCAAGATTGTCACTTGCACGCCCAATGCCACTCCTTCAATCAGCATTGTCGATTCATCAGGCCATGAAATTGCCTACCAGAATTCCAGCGGTTCCCAAATCCTTGAGTAG
- a CDS encoding HU family DNA-binding protein yields MNKADLIDKMATEANISKAAAEKALGALTDGIKTALQKGEPVTLIGFGTYSVTERKARTGRNPQTGEELQIPAKKAIKFKAGKGLRDAVE; encoded by the coding sequence GTGAATAAGGCTGATTTGATAGATAAGATGGCTACAGAAGCAAACATTAGTAAAGCAGCCGCGGAAAAGGCACTGGGAGCTCTGACCGATGGGATTAAGACTGCCCTGCAGAAAGGAGAGCCCGTTACTTTGATTGGTTTTGGTACTTATTCCGTGACTGAGCGTAAAGCCCGGACCGGCAGAAATCCACAGACAGGTGAGGAGTTGCAGATCCCCGCAAAAAAGGCTATTAAATTTAAAGCGGGAAAAGGCTTGAGAGACGCGGTGGAGTAA
- the gatA gene encoding Asp-tRNA(Asn)/Glu-tRNA(Gln) amidotransferase subunit GatA: protein MLREREISSVELVNSVLERIEEVDHLYRGYLTVDAKGARDQARQADRMLADSGGCPLLAGIPIAVKDNICTRGVRTTCASKILSNFIPPYEATVIRKLRDQGAVIVGKTNLDEFAMGASTETSHFGCTANPWDLARVAGGSSGGSAAAVAADAAISSLGSDTGGSIRQPASFCGVVGLKPTYGRVSRFGLVAYASSLDQIGPITKDVTDSAMMLEVISGYDPHDSTSVDKPVPAFQKSLISDIRGMKIGLPVEYFQEGLDKEVEQRVRDAVSLLQNLGAEVEEVRMPHTEYAVATYYILATAEASANLARYDGVKYGFREENFSNLIELYENTRQGGFGSEVKRRIMLGTYALSSGYYDAYYLKAQKVRTLIKQDFEEACKKFDCLVTPTSPVPAFGIGEKIDDPLQMYLLDIYTISANLAGVPAVSIPCGFSSQGMPIGLQILTGHFQEEKILRVAYTFEQNTDYHKQRPDIRRMPGNSE from the coding sequence ATGCTTCGGGAGAGGGAGATTTCATCCGTCGAGTTGGTAAACTCGGTTCTCGAACGGATCGAAGAGGTCGATCACCTCTATCGTGGTTATCTAACGGTAGATGCAAAAGGGGCACGGGACCAGGCACGGCAGGCTGACCGGATGCTGGCCGATTCAGGTGGATGTCCGCTGCTGGCGGGCATCCCGATTGCAGTCAAGGATAATATCTGCACCCGGGGAGTGAGAACGACCTGCGCCTCAAAGATCCTGAGTAATTTTATCCCTCCTTATGAAGCTACCGTAATCAGAAAGCTTCGGGATCAGGGGGCAGTCATTGTCGGCAAAACGAATCTGGATGAATTTGCCATGGGTGCCTCCACGGAAACTTCCCATTTTGGCTGCACCGCAAATCCCTGGGATCTTGCACGGGTTGCGGGCGGCTCAAGCGGCGGGTCCGCAGCCGCTGTGGCTGCGGATGCAGCCATCTCCTCCCTGGGGTCTGATACCGGCGGATCAATCCGCCAGCCGGCGAGCTTCTGCGGGGTGGTTGGTTTAAAACCTACCTATGGCCGGGTTTCCCGATTCGGCCTGGTGGCTTACGCTTCCTCCCTTGACCAGATTGGCCCCATTACCAAAGATGTTACCGACAGCGCCATGATGCTGGAAGTCATCAGCGGGTACGACCCTCATGATTCAACCTCCGTCGATAAACCTGTTCCCGCCTTTCAGAAATCTTTAATCAGTGACATACGGGGAATGAAAATCGGCCTGCCCGTGGAATATTTCCAGGAGGGACTGGATAAGGAGGTAGAGCAGCGTGTCCGTGATGCTGTCTCTCTCTTGCAGAACCTGGGTGCGGAGGTTGAAGAGGTGAGGATGCCTCATACCGAATATGCCGTGGCCACCTATTATATTCTGGCTACAGCCGAGGCCAGTGCGAATCTGGCCCGGTATGACGGAGTCAAATACGGATTTCGGGAAGAAAACTTCTCAAATCTCATTGAATTGTATGAAAATACAAGGCAGGGCGGATTCGGGTCGGAGGTCAAGCGGCGGATCATGCTGGGAACCTACGCCTTAAGCTCCGGGTATTATGATGCCTATTACCTGAAGGCCCAGAAAGTCAGGACTCTGATCAAGCAGGATTTTGAAGAGGCGTGTAAAAAATTCGATTGTCTGGTTACTCCCACCTCACCTGTTCCCGCTTTTGGCATCGGAGAAAAAATCGACGATCCTTTGCAGATGTATTTGCTCGATATCTATACTATTTCGGCTAATCTGGCCGGTGTTCCCGCTGTTTCAATACCCTGCGGTTTTTCCAGCCAGGGAATGCCCATCGGCCTGCAAATTCTGACCGGTCATTTCCAGGAAGAGAAAATACTTCGGGTTGCCTATACTTTCGAGCAAAATACCGACTACCATAAGCAGCGCCCTGACATTCGTCGGATGCCGGGAAATTCTGAGTGA
- the gatB gene encoding Asp-tRNA(Asn)/Glu-tRNA(Gln) amidotransferase subunit GatB: protein MNYEAIIGLEVHAQLLTRSKIFCTCSTSFGGLPNSQVCPVCLGYPGVLPVLNRRVVEYAVKAALALNCRINEWCRFDRKNYFYPDLPKAYQISQFAAPLAEHGFIEIIGEGDQVRKIGITRLHMEEDAGKLVHAEEYVSTNKSYVDFNRTGVPLIEIVSEPDLRSPKEAREYLQKLRNILQYLGVCDGNMEEGSLRCDANVSIRPQGSEKLGTKAEIKNLNSFRFLHKALEYEIERQTALAEAGEPIIQETRLWDTEQNRTVSMRSKEEAHDYRYFPEPDLVPLQVTPEWIEQIRSSLPELPEAKVERFIRDYQIPRYDAEVLSASQSLADYYEQCVTLFPHPKVVSNWVMGDILRELNSRNIDISNNPVGPQALAELLKMIEQGIISNKIAKSLFEEMFDTGKSAEVIVREKGLVQISDENELEKIVDRIMTENPTVVEDWKKGKKQALGFLVGQVMKATSGKANPSMVNEILRKKLTIDFR from the coding sequence ATGAACTACGAAGCAATTATCGGGCTGGAGGTTCATGCCCAGCTCCTGACCAGATCGAAAATCTTCTGCACGTGCAGCACAAGCTTCGGCGGCCTGCCGAATTCGCAGGTCTGCCCGGTTTGCCTGGGTTATCCGGGAGTGCTTCCCGTGCTCAACCGCCGGGTTGTGGAATATGCGGTCAAGGCTGCTCTGGCCTTGAATTGCCGGATCAATGAGTGGTGCAGGTTCGACCGGAAGAATTATTTCTATCCGGATCTGCCCAAAGCCTATCAGATATCCCAGTTTGCCGCCCCTCTGGCTGAACACGGGTTTATCGAGATTATCGGCGAAGGCGACCAGGTCAGGAAGATCGGTATTACCCGCCTCCATATGGAGGAGGATGCCGGGAAACTGGTTCATGCGGAAGAATATGTTTCCACCAATAAAAGTTATGTCGATTTCAACCGGACCGGTGTTCCCCTGATCGAGATCGTCAGTGAGCCAGATCTTCGCAGCCCGAAAGAAGCCAGGGAATACCTCCAGAAGCTGCGAAACATCCTCCAGTACCTGGGGGTTTGCGATGGCAATATGGAAGAGGGGAGCCTGCGGTGTGATGCCAACGTATCCATCAGACCGCAGGGCTCGGAAAAGCTTGGGACCAAAGCCGAGATAAAAAATTTAAACTCTTTTCGCTTCCTCCACAAAGCCCTGGAATATGAAATTGAACGACAGACCGCTCTGGCGGAAGCGGGAGAGCCGATTATCCAGGAAACCCGGCTGTGGGATACCGAACAGAACCGAACCGTTTCCATGCGCAGCAAGGAAGAGGCTCACGATTACCGGTATTTCCCCGAACCGGATCTGGTCCCCCTGCAGGTAACCCCTGAATGGATCGAGCAGATTCGCTCCAGCCTGCCGGAATTGCCGGAAGCCAAGGTAGAGCGGTTCATCCGGGATTATCAGATTCCGCGGTATGATGCTGAAGTATTGAGTGCGTCCCAATCCCTGGCGGATTATTACGAGCAGTGTGTGACACTGTTTCCTCATCCCAAGGTGGTCAGCAATTGGGTCATGGGAGATATTCTGCGGGAGCTGAACAGCCGGAATATCGATATTTCGAATAATCCGGTAGGTCCACAAGCACTGGCTGAGTTGCTGAAAATGATTGAACAGGGTATAATAAGTAATAAAATAGCAAAATCGCTCTTCGAAGAAATGTTCGATACCGGCAAATCCGCCGAAGTGATTGTCCGCGAAAAAGGGCTTGTCCAAATTTCTGATGAGAATGAACTGGAAAAAATCGTTGACCGCATTATGACCGAGAATCCCACGGTTGTTGAAGACTGGAAAAAGGGGAAAAAACAGGCGCTGGGTTTTTTGGTAGGGCAGGTGATGAAAGCAACTTCCGGTAAAGCGAATCCATCGATGGTCAACGAAATATTACGAAAGAAACTCACTATCGACTTCCGGTAA
- a CDS encoding peptidoglycan DD-metalloendopeptidase family protein, translating into MVLYQPFQNRDQKKRGRKNSLRLFLFLTLCILASISLAMMFSSFPSRMNSPEMEGDEQDLSFAHSLPGMLPSSVIPPIGPQVAEAKIKLEKKQFRKVDGVLEKGDTLYSSLLDKNIKKSTIHTIIEHLRPMMPFSAVMPGDTFILTLDTEENLHRFEYRTGPIETYIVERGMDGKFDSFRKKVELEKYWVALSGRMEDSLFKSVMAISGDATLATKFADIFAWKIDFHNELKKGDKFRLVVEKYLLKGEFIQYGEILAAEYNGACGLHQAILFEDGFGSSGYYDLKGVSLRRAFLRAPLQFNYISSGYTYHRLHPILGCIRPHLGIDYAAPAGTPVWAVADGTIVSARYEGGNGNQVVIRHMNGYQTYYNHLSGFGKGIKRGARVRQKQVIGYVGTTGLSTGPHLDYRIKHHDENINPLKADFPNGQKLELASKREFNKLAYNLLHFMYANQKEKWICKVLTHDQKALVK; encoded by the coding sequence GTGGTATTATATCAGCCGTTTCAAAATAGAGATCAAAAAAAACGGGGCAGAAAGAACAGTCTGCGGCTATTCCTTTTTCTTACCCTCTGTATTCTGGCCAGTATCTCTCTGGCCATGATGTTCTCCTCGTTCCCCTCCAGAATGAATTCTCCAGAGATGGAAGGGGATGAGCAGGATTTATCCTTTGCCCACTCTTTGCCCGGGATGCTGCCTTCCTCCGTTATCCCGCCGATAGGTCCGCAGGTAGCGGAAGCAAAAATCAAACTCGAAAAGAAACAATTCCGCAAGGTGGATGGCGTTCTGGAAAAAGGGGATACGCTGTACAGCTCCCTGCTCGATAAAAATATCAAAAAATCCACCATTCATACCATCATCGAGCATCTGCGGCCCATGATGCCTTTCAGTGCGGTCATGCCGGGCGATACCTTTATTCTGACCCTCGATACGGAAGAAAACCTCCATCGTTTCGAATACCGCACCGGACCCATCGAGACCTATATTGTCGAGCGGGGCATGGATGGGAAGTTTGACAGCTTCAGAAAAAAGGTGGAGCTTGAAAAATACTGGGTCGCTCTCTCCGGGCGGATGGAGGATTCGCTTTTTAAATCCGTTATGGCCATAAGCGGGGATGCTACCCTGGCTACGAAATTTGCCGATATCTTTGCCTGGAAAATCGACTTCCATAATGAGCTCAAAAAGGGCGACAAGTTCAGACTGGTAGTGGAAAAGTACCTCTTAAAGGGCGAATTCATTCAATATGGCGAGATACTGGCCGCCGAATACAATGGTGCCTGCGGACTGCATCAGGCCATTCTCTTCGAGGATGGGTTCGGCAGCAGCGGCTATTACGACTTGAAAGGAGTTTCCCTGCGCAGGGCTTTCCTGCGTGCCCCCCTGCAATTCAACTACATCAGTTCAGGATACACCTACCACCGGCTCCACCCCATTCTTGGCTGTATCCGGCCTCACCTGGGGATCGATTACGCAGCACCAGCAGGAACGCCGGTATGGGCAGTGGCCGATGGAACCATCGTCTCTGCCCGGTATGAGGGAGGCAATGGAAATCAGGTGGTCATCCGGCACATGAACGGGTATCAGACCTACTATAACCATCTCTCCGGCTTTGGCAAAGGGATAAAGAGAGGTGCCCGAGTCCGGCAAAAACAGGTGATCGGCTATGTCGGCACAACCGGCCTGTCAACCGGCCCTCATCTGGATTACCGGATAAAGCATCACGATGAGAATATCAATCCCCTGAAAGCCGATTTTCCCAATGGTCAGAAGCTGGAGCTGGCCAGTAAGAGAGAATTCAACAAGCTTGCCTATAACCTGCTGCACTTTATGTATGCCAACCAGAAGGAAAAATGGATCTGCAAGGTCCTGACCCACGACCAGAAAGCCCTGGTAAAATAA
- a CDS encoding RrF2 family transcriptional regulator — translation MKLSTKCRYGLRALIEIAKNSGKGPAKRKDIASSQEISDPYLESILLTLKQSRIINTTRGAKGGYVLCRPAAQITVLDVVNAFEGPLTLVDCLQSPNMCSKVTFCVTRTIWRELQDTWRSILEGTTLQDLLDKEHKQQALTYAI, via the coding sequence ATGAAACTTTCAACCAAATGCCGATACGGATTGCGCGCTCTGATCGAGATCGCCAAAAACTCCGGGAAAGGGCCGGCCAAGCGGAAAGATATTGCCAGCAGTCAGGAGATATCCGACCCTTACCTGGAAAGCATCCTGCTGACCCTCAAACAGAGCAGAATTATCAACACGACCCGGGGAGCAAAGGGCGGGTATGTGTTGTGCCGTCCTGCCGCACAGATTACGGTGCTGGACGTGGTCAATGCTTTCGAGGGGCCTCTCACCCTGGTGGATTGCCTCCAGAGTCCGAACATGTGCTCAAAGGTGACCTTCTGTGTAACCAGAACCATATGGCGGGAGCTTCAGGATACCTGGAGAAGTATCCTGGAAGGGACGACGCTTCAGGACCTTTTGGATAAAGAGCATAAGCAGCAGGCCCTTACTTATGCAATTTGA
- the cysK gene encoding cysteine synthase A: MKIAEQIADLIGNTPLLKIRSLSARTGTTIIVKLEQFNPLSSVKDRIALAMIEAAEKSGQLRPGGLIVEPTSGNTGIGLAFIAASRGYRLILTMPETMSIERRKLLKVFGAELVLTPGDRGMTGAVEKAEEIHREHPGSFMPQQFSNPENPAIHRRTTAEEIWRDTDGRIDIFVAGIGTGGTITGCGQVFKARNPAIRVVAVEPEESAVLSGRSPGLHKIQGIGPGFIPHVLDTAIYDEIIRINSSDAADMTRQLAKTEGLLVGISSGAAALAAYRVAERPENRGKNIVVVLPDSGERYLSTWIFEEA; this comes from the coding sequence ATGAAAATAGCCGAGCAAATCGCTGACCTGATAGGCAATACGCCGCTTTTGAAGATCCGCTCGTTATCGGCCAGAACCGGTACCACGATTATCGTCAAGCTTGAGCAGTTTAATCCTCTGTCGAGTGTCAAGGACAGGATCGCTCTGGCCATGATCGAGGCTGCGGAAAAAAGCGGGCAGCTCAGGCCGGGAGGGCTTATCGTCGAGCCGACAAGCGGGAACACCGGCATCGGGCTTGCCTTTATAGCCGCAAGCAGGGGCTATCGCCTGATTCTGACCATGCCGGAGACCATGAGCATCGAGCGCCGCAAGCTCCTCAAAGTATTCGGTGCTGAGCTGGTGCTGACTCCGGGCGATCGGGGCATGACAGGAGCGGTTGAAAAAGCGGAGGAAATCCATCGTGAGCATCCTGGCAGCTTCATGCCGCAGCAGTTTTCCAACCCGGAAAATCCGGCCATTCATCGCCGGACCACAGCCGAGGAGATCTGGCGTGATACTGATGGCCGGATCGACATCTTTGTGGCCGGCATCGGAACCGGCGGCACTATTACCGGCTGTGGCCAGGTCTTTAAGGCGCGGAACCCCGCTATCAGGGTGGTGGCTGTGGAGCCCGAGGAATCGGCTGTGCTCTCGGGAAGAAGTCCGGGCCTGCACAAGATCCAGGGTATCGGTCCGGGATTTATCCCCCATGTGCTGGATACGGCCATTTACGATGAGATTATCAGGATAAACTCATCGGACGCCGCCGACATGACCCGGCAGTTGGCAAAAACCGAGGGGCTTCTGGTTGGCATCTCATCCGGTGCGGCGGCCCTGGCAGCCTATCGGGTGGCTGAGCGTCCCGAAAACAGAGGTAAAAACATTGTGGTTGTCCTGCCGGACAGCGGAGAAAGATATCTTTCGACCTGGATCTTTGAGGAAGCTTAA
- a CDS encoding serine acetyltransferase, which yields MSLADWMNTQLPDVIYRLKESIFSIQPEGGLGLAGRFEIYEVLDDLLAVLFPGYHSTERIPPKEMDFFLNDKLRHVCFKLGRHIREALHFRCVQDNRESCNCEQQADEALIHLIGSLPRIHALLLDDVRAAYAGDPAAKCIDEIIVSYPCTEAIATYRLAHQLYELDVPVIPRIMSERAHSRTGIDIHPGARIDSSFFIDHGTGVVIGETTTIGKNVKIYQGVTLGALSPFDREGNPRRGLKRHPDVEDDVIIYANATILGGETVIGRGAVIGGNTWVTRSVPAGAYVYNRSREEIVNKQSGTTP from the coding sequence ATGAGCCTGGCTGATTGGATGAATACCCAGCTTCCGGATGTTATCTACAGGCTGAAGGAGAGCATTTTCAGCATCCAGCCTGAAGGAGGTCTGGGTCTGGCAGGCCGGTTCGAAATTTATGAGGTGCTGGACGATCTTCTGGCCGTATTGTTTCCCGGTTATCACAGCACGGAGAGGATTCCCCCGAAGGAGATGGATTTTTTCCTGAACGATAAGCTCCGCCATGTCTGCTTTAAGCTGGGCAGGCACATCAGGGAGGCGCTCCATTTCCGCTGCGTTCAGGATAACCGGGAAAGCTGTAATTGTGAGCAGCAGGCTGATGAGGCGCTCATTCACCTCATCGGCTCCCTCCCCAGGATTCATGCTCTGCTGCTTGATGATGTCCGGGCTGCCTATGCAGGCGATCCGGCAGCCAAATGCATCGATGAAATCATTGTCAGCTACCCCTGCACCGAGGCCATTGCCACCTACCGTCTGGCTCATCAGCTCTATGAGCTGGATGTGCCGGTTATTCCGCGCATCATGTCCGAGCGGGCCCACTCACGCACAGGCATTGACATTCATCCTGGAGCCAGAATAGACTCAAGCTTTTTCATTGATCACGGGACCGGCGTGGTTATTGGTGAAACCACCACTATCGGCAAAAATGTCAAAATCTACCAGGGAGTCACCCTCGGCGCGCTTTCGCCCTTTGACCGGGAAGGCAATCCCCGCCGTGGCCTCAAGAGGCATCCGGATGTAGAGGATGATGTCATCATCTACGCCAATGCCACCATCCTTGGCGGGGAAACCGTCATCGGCCGGGGTGCGGTTATCGGCGGAAACACCTGGGTTACCAGATCGGTGCCAGCCGGTGCCTATGTCTATAACCGCAGCCGCGAGGAGATTGTCAACAAACAAAGCGGCACCACTCCTTAA
- a CDS encoding DUF362 domain-containing protein: MDTETVFFTPWDPYVNMLSKARRLYEAANLFDVVEKGDLVAVKLHMGELGNPNYVRPFFVKQIIDLIRERGAKPFLTDTSTYYPVARSNAFDYMETAVANGFGFAPLIIADGLDSENAVSVPSPDPILPEVAVAGVIHQVRTMIVVSHLKGHPLTGYGGAIKNLGMGCVSKKTKLAQHRVVDIEVDEELCQGCGTCVEACWFGLPRIENYKASMADNPQCMRCLNCSTACPAGAIKLVGRQKLAFAVAAAARAVVSTFAENKVAYINFAHDMSTFCDCVPFQGGSAGPDLGIFAGHSPLSVDAAGLKRIDYQHLDRIHNADCLSQVSYMARLHQPGSLEPRVVEV; this comes from the coding sequence ATGGATACCGAAACGGTTTTTTTCACTCCCTGGGATCCTTATGTCAATATGCTCAGCAAAGCCCGCAGGCTGTATGAGGCTGCCAATCTCTTCGATGTGGTTGAAAAAGGTGATCTGGTGGCTGTGAAGCTCCACATGGGAGAGCTTGGAAATCCCAATTATGTCCGGCCCTTCTTTGTCAAACAGATCATCGACCTGATCAGGGAGCGCGGCGCAAAGCCTTTCCTGACCGATACTTCCACCTACTATCCGGTAGCGCGCTCCAATGCTTTTGATTATATGGAGACAGCCGTGGCCAATGGCTTCGGTTTTGCTCCTCTGATTATAGCCGACGGCCTCGATAGTGAAAATGCCGTGTCAGTGCCCTCCCCTGACCCGATCCTCCCGGAGGTTGCAGTGGCCGGGGTCATTCATCAGGTACGTACCATGATTGTGGTCAGTCATCTTAAGGGCCATCCGCTGACCGGCTACGGGGGTGCGATCAAAAACCTTGGCATGGGGTGTGTCTCCAAAAAGACCAAGCTTGCCCAGCACCGGGTGGTGGATATCGAGGTGGATGAAGAGCTCTGCCAGGGCTGCGGTACCTGTGTTGAAGCCTGCTGGTTTGGATTGCCCCGGATCGAGAATTATAAAGCCAGCATGGCTGATAACCCCCAGTGCATGCGCTGCCTTAACTGCAGCACTGCCTGCCCTGCAGGTGCCATAAAGCTCGTGGGCAGGCAGAAGCTTGCCTTTGCTGTAGCTGCAGCGGCCAGGGCTGTGGTGAGTACATTTGCGGAAAACAAGGTCGCCTATATCAATTTTGCCCATGACATGAGTACCTTCTGTGATTGTGTGCCTTTTCAGGGAGGATCCGCAGGGCCGGACCTTGGCATATTCGCCGGTCATTCTCCCTTGTCCGTTGATGCAGCCGGATTGAAGCGGATCGATTATCAGCATCTCGATCGAATACATAACGCCGATTGCCTGTCCCAGGTCAGCTATATGGCCCGGTTACATCAGCCGGGAAGCCTTGAGCCCCGGGTGGTGGAGGTCTGA
- a CDS encoding ComEA family DNA-binding protein, whose translation MPRGEHSKQSESQQGSSQQINLNTASVEELSHLRMVGRNRAQDIINYRNEHGPFKSWDDLDNVPGFSKGMIEDIKKSGATLGGK comes from the coding sequence ATGCCAAGAGGAGAGCATTCAAAGCAGTCCGAGTCTCAGCAGGGTTCAAGCCAGCAGATTAATCTTAATACCGCGAGCGTGGAAGAGCTTTCCCATCTTCGGATGGTAGGGAGAAACCGGGCTCAGGATATCATTAACTACCGGAACGAGCATGGTCCATTCAAGAGTTGGGATGATCTCGATAATGTTCCCGGCTTTTCAAAAGGTATGATTGAGGATATCAAGAAGAGTGGAGCTACTCTCGGCGGAAAGTAG
- the cysK gene encoding cysteine synthase A, translating to MSQNILECIGSTPLIKLSKVTSHTVLAKAEFLNPGGSIKDRVAKYLIEEAERDGTLKKDSIIVEPSSGNTGIGMVFVGVQKGYRVIIVMPENMSEERKKIIKAFGGELILTPAEESIQGSVDKVREMAANDPRIYVPQQFENPRNPEIHYRTTAREIWNQSGEKVACFVAGVGSGGTLGGVGKFLKEKDPQIRIIAVEPRNSSALLGQEPGLHQIQGIGDGFVPPVLDVSLIDDVVTVSDDEAIETTRRLAREEGLLVGTSSGANVWASNFAGEKVSGPIITILPDRAERYFSTSLI from the coding sequence ATGAGCCAGAATATTTTAGAATGCATTGGATCAACCCCCCTGATAAAACTATCGAAAGTAACCTCTCATACGGTCTTGGCCAAAGCAGAATTTCTCAATCCCGGCGGAAGTATCAAGGACAGGGTGGCCAAGTACCTGATTGAAGAGGCTGAACGGGATGGAACGCTGAAAAAGGATTCCATCATTGTCGAGCCGTCATCAGGAAACACGGGAATTGGAATGGTTTTTGTGGGAGTGCAGAAAGGGTACCGGGTAATTATCGTCATGCCCGAAAATATGAGCGAGGAACGGAAAAAAATCATCAAGGCTTTCGGCGGAGAGCTGATTCTCACTCCGGCTGAAGAGAGTATTCAGGGATCGGTGGATAAAGTCAGGGAAATGGCCGCCAATGATCCCCGGATCTATGTTCCCCAGCAATTTGAAAACCCGAGAAACCCCGAAATCCACTATCGGACGACCGCCCGGGAAATCTGGAATCAGAGCGGAGAAAAGGTCGCCTGCTTTGTGGCCGGAGTGGGGAGCGGGGGGACTCTGGGAGGAGTAGGCAAATTCCTCAAGGAGAAAGACCCCCAGATCAGGATTATTGCTGTCGAGCCGCGAAACAGCTCTGCTCTGCTGGGGCAGGAGCCGGGCCTTCATCAGATTCAGGGAATCGGTGACGGTTTTGTCCCCCCGGTGCTGGATGTTTCCCTGATCGACGATGTAGTGACCGTCAGTGATGATGAAGCCATCGAGACTACGCGCCGGTTAGCCAGAGAGGAAGGACTTTTGGTCGGCACTTCCTCAGGGGCCAATGTCTGGGCCTCGAACTTTGCCGGAGAGAAGGTCAGCGGCCCCATTATTACGATATTGCCCGATCGGGCGGAAAGATACTTCAGCACCAGCCTGATTTGA